CGATGCCGCTGGCATCGACCCGCGAATAACCGTCGCCGGCAATGTGCGCCGCGACCTGGGCATAGCGTTCGTAACGCTGGCGCGCGCCGCGATCGCCAGCCAGTTCCGCGGCCATGCGTTCCATCTCGCGCGCCGACAACTCGCCGTCGAGAAAGGCGGAAAGCCGTTCTCCGTAACGCTCGTCTCCAGCCAGATCCCGTTTCGTGTTCATGTCATGCACCCAACAGAGGTTTGATCTTCTTGTCTATCGCCTCACGCGCGCGGAAGATCCGCGAACGCACTGTACCGATGGGGCAGTCCATTGCCTGGGCGATCTCTTCATAGCTCAGACCCTCGAGCTCGCGCAAGGTGATCGCCATTCGCAGTTCCTCGGGCAGATCGTCCACCGCCTGCTTGATGGCGCGGGCGATCTCGTCCTGCAAGGCCAGTCGCTCGGGGGTGTCAAACTCCTTGAGCCGCCCCCCTATATCGGTCTGTTCCGCCGTCTGCGCCTCGATGTCGTCCTGTGGTGGCCGACGTGCCTGCGCCGCCAGGTGGTTCTTGGCGGTATTGATCGCCACCCGATACAGCCAGGTATAGAAGGCGCTGTCACCACGAAACTTCGGCAAGGCCCGGTAGGCCTTGATGAAGGCCTCCTGGGTCACGTCCAGCACCTCGGACGGGTCCCGGATGTAGCGACTGATCAGGTTGGCCACCTTCTGCTGGTACTTCAGGACGAGCAGGTCGAAAGCCTTCTTGTCACCCTTCTGCACCCGCTCGACCAGGACCTGGTCGGCATCCCTGTCGGAAGTCATCGCGGACGCTCCCCGGCCGCCGGCACTACCCTTCTTGCCCTATGGACAGACGACGGACGCACAAGTTCAGGCCGGCGGGCAACCAGGCGCGAAAAGTTCCAGTTCGATGTTCCGATCCTGCACATGGGCGCATGATACTGTTTCCCCAGCCCGGGGGGCGAACCGGCTGGCGGATGCACACTGTCCTCCCGCCCGATAAACTCCCCTTCAGACCGAATTTACCGGGACCAACCGCATGACCGACACCCTACCGACCACGGACGTCCTGATCATCGGCAGCGGCGCCGCCGGCCTCAGCCTGGCGCTGCGCCTGCCCGAGCAGGTGCGCTGTACCGTGGTCTCCAAGCGCGAACTCGTCGAAGGCAATACCCTGTACGCCCAGGGCGGCATCTCGGCGGTGCTGGACTCATCCGACTCCCTGGAATCGCATGTGCGCGACACCCTCAAGGCCGGTGGCGGCCTGTGCCAGGAAGACGTGGTGCGTACCGTGGTCAAACGTGGCCCGGCGGCCATCCGCTGGCTGGCCGAGCAAGGGGTAGCCTTCACCCAGGAACCACCAACCGGCGATTCCGAGTTCCATCTCACCCGCGAGGGCGGTCATAGCCACCGCCGCGTGGTACACGCCGCCGACGCCACCGGCCGCGCGGTGGAGACCACGCTGGTCGAACAGGTGCGGCAACGGTCCAACGTGACGATCCTCGAGCATCACATCGCGGTCGACGTCACCCGGGTGCGCGAGCGCGGCCGCGAGCCCCGCTGCACGGGTGCCTATCTGCTCGACCTGCAACGTGACCGGGTGGTGGCCGCGCCGGCGCGCACCGTGGTACTGGCCACCGGCGGGGCAGCCAAGGTCTATCTCTATACCAGCAATCCCGATGTGGCGACTGGCGACGGCATCGCCATGGCCTGGCGCGCCGGCTGCCGTATAGTCAACATGGAATTCATCCAGTTCCACCCGACCTGTCTCTACCACCCGCAGGCCAAGTCCTTTCTCATCAGCGAGGCCGTGCGCGGTGAAGGTGGCCGCCTGCTGTTGCCCGACGGCACGCGCTTCATGCCGCGCTTCGACGAGCGCGCCGAGCTGGCTCCACGCGACATCGTGGCGCGCGCCATCGACCACGAAATGAAACGCCTGGGCACCGACTGCGTCTATCTCGACATCAGTCACAAGCCGGCGGCCTTCGTCGAGGAACATTTCCCCACCATCCATGCCCGCTGCCTGGAACTGGGTTTCGACATGCGCAAGGAACCGCTACCGGTGGTCCCCGCGGCACACTACACCTGCGGCGGGGTGCGCGTGGACACCCATGGCGAGACCGACATCCCCGGCCTGTTCGCCATCGGCGAGACCGCCTATACCGGCCTGCACGGGGCCAACCGCATGGCCAGCAACTCCTTGCTCGAGTGCCTGGTGTATGGCGAACTGGCGCTCGAACGCATCCTGCAACGCCTGGACGAGGCCGACGATGCACCTCGGGTGCCCGCCTGGGACGAAAGCCGGGTCACCGATTCCGACGAGGAGGTGGTGGTGTCGCACAACTGGGAGGAACTGCGCCGCTTCATGTGGGACTACGTCGGCATCGTGCGCAGCAACAAGCGCCTGGCCCGTGCGCGGCGACGGGTGGACCTGCTGCGCCACGAGATCGACGAGTATTACGGCAACTTCCGGGTCTCCAACGACCTGCTGGAGCTGCGTAACCTGGTCGAGGTCGCCGATCTGATCGTGCAGTCGGCGCTGCGCCGCCGCGAGAGCCGCGGTCTGCACTACAACATCGACTTCCCCGAGACCGATCCCAACCAGGCACACCCCACGGTGCTGATACCGGACAACTATGTTCCCCGAAGCTCGGTAGACTGAGTCTCGCCGGATTCCACCGGCAACCCCGCGAGCAACAGCCGGCGCAGGGCACGATGATCTTCGGGATCGGTACTGTCGGCCGGCACGACCAGCCGCACCGGGCCAACCGGCGTCATCAACTCGCCACTGGCCAGCCATGCCGACACCCAGCCGCGACGCAGGCCGGTGATCGGGACGGGCTCTCCGCTGCCCCGGTGCAGGCGCCAGCCTTCCTTCACCTGCCAGAGTTGCACTTCGGGACCGCCCAGGCCCGGCGTGTTGCGCCACCACCAGAACAGCGCCAGACTCCAGGCCAGGCCAATGAACAGGCGTGCCTCGATACGGGTGCTGGCCAACAGGGCGGGCACCAGGGCAGCGACAACGAACACCACGCGGCGCCCCTGCCGCGACGGCCCGATATGAATCTGAAGGGTCTGCATGTCACGCCTCCGTGCGTATCTGCAATGGCATGCCTCGTGATGATCAGCCTCGCAGGAACAGCCGATCGAAATTGGCACTGCTCAGGCGCGCCACCTCGGCCGTATCCAGACCGCGCAACCCGGCAATGGTCTCGGCCACCTGCGCCACGTAGCGGGGTTCGTTGGGCTTGCCGCGATATGGCACCGGCGTCAGGTAGGGCGAGTCGGTCTCGATCAATAGGCGATCGAGCGGCACCCGTCGAGCCACCTCGCGCAGTGCCTCGGCGTTCTTGAAGGTGACGATCCCGGAAAACGAGATGTAGAACCCCATGGCCATGGCCGCCTCGGCCATCTCCCAGGTCTCGGTGAAGCAGTGCATCACCCCGCCGACTTCGGCCGCGTTTTCCTCTTCGAGGATGCGCAGCGTGTCCTCGCGCGCCTCGCGGGTGTGGATGATCAGTGGCTTGCCCGTCTCGCGCGCGGCGCGGATGTGAATGCGGAACCGCTCGCGCTGCCAGTCCAGGTCGCCCTCGGCACGAAAGTAGTCCAGACCGGTCTCACCGATGGCGACATTGCGCGGATCGTCGGCCAGCGCCACCAGTTCAGCGACCGTGGGCGTACGGCGATCGGCATCGCAGGGATGCACTCCAACCGAGACCAGCACCTCCTCGTGCGGTTCGACCAGCTCGCGCATTGCCGGATAGGACTCGAGATCGATGGACACGCACAGCATGCGCTCCACCCCGGCCTCACGGTTGGCGGCCATCATGCGCGAGAAATCGCCCTCGTGGGGCGTCAGATCGATACGATCGAGATGACAATGGGAATCGACAAACATCGGGAATCCTGCTGCGGGCCGGGCGCCCGCCAGCTTACATGGTGTGGGTGGCCTTGTCCGACTTGAGCATGCCGGCCAGGTAGCCCTCGATCTTGTTGCGCGCCACGCCGTTGTCCTGGTCGGAGAACTGCACCCCGATACCGGCCGCGCGGTTGCCCTCGGCGCCCACCGGGGTGATCCAGATGATCTTGCCCGCAACCGGCAGACGCTCGCTCTCGTCCATCAGGCTGAGCAGCATGAACACCTCGTCGCCCAACTTGTAGGGCTTGCTGGTTGGAATGAACAGACCGCCATTCTTGACGAACTGCATGTACGCAGCATAGAGCGCATGCTTGTCCTTGATGGTCAGAGACAGGATGCCCTGTCGAGCGCGGGGGGCAGCCATCAATGTTTCTCCGGTCGGGTGAGCCTCAGCCAGTCGTTGACCAGTTTTTCCATCATCATCTGCGGATTGAGATTATGGCTCGCCAATCGCTCCAGGCGGTCGATCTCATCCTTGAAATGAAATATTTTTTGCAAGTTTATGTCTTTAGCAAGGTTTTGCAAATCCATCCGCTTGCCACCGAGGTACAATTCCACATTATTGGCGGCATCGGTCACGCACAATCTCGCCAGATCGAAGATCACCCGGCGCAAATCGGCCAGCTGTTGTGTTATCGGCCGCTCGGCCCAGACCTGAGCCACTTCCAGCGGCTCGGCGCGACGCTGCCCCAGCCCGATCAACTCGTCGGCCAGTCGGTGCAGACGCTCGAGCCCCCCTGTCTCGAGCAGTGACTGTGCCAGCAGCGGTGCCCCCCCGGCGGCATCCAGTGCGGCATCGACATCGCCACCACCGGCACGCTCGGCCAGCCACTCCCGCGCCTGTTCGCGGGGAACAGGCCGAAACGCCACCTCCTGGCAGCGGCTGCGGATGGTCGCCGGCAGACGATGCGGCGCAGAGGAGACCAGGATCAGACAGCTGGCACCGCTCGGCTCCTCCAGGGTCTTGAGCAGGGCATTGGCGGCGGCGCGGTTCATGGCTTCGGCCGGCGAAATCACGAACACCAGCATACCCTGTCCCGCCGTGGTCAGGCTGCTTTGCCCGATCAATTCGCGGATAGCGTCGATACGAATCGGTTTGCCCTCCTCGGCCGGCACCACCCGATGCACGTCGGGATGGGTGCCGTCGGCGGCCAGGCGACAAGCCTGACACCGGCCGCAGGGCTGCGCCTCCAGCGCCGGGGCCTCGCACACCAGGGCGGCAGCCAGGTGGTCGGCGAAGACCTGCTTGCCCACGCCGGCGGGCCCCGTGAGCAACAGGGCGTGCGGCAGACGGTCGGCGCGACGACTGGCGAGCAATCGTGCCCAGGGATCGGCATGCCAGGGTAGCAGATTCTCAGGCAGTGCCATGGCGTCGGGCCTGGATGAAGTCGTCGACCAGGCGGGCGATCTCCGCGCTCACCTCGGCCAGGGGGCGCGCTGCGTCCACCACCCGCACCCGCTGCGGCTGTTCACGGGCAATCCGCAGGTAGCCCTCGCGCACACGCTCGAAAAAGGCCTGGGCCTCGCGCTCGAAACGGTCGGGCGCGGAGCGCTTGCCGGCGCGTTCCAGCCCCAGCGTCACGGGCAGGTCCATCAGCAGCGTCAGATCGGGCCGCAGGTCGCCCTGCACCCATTCCTCCAGGGCAGCGATACGCGCTTCGGGGATACCCCTTCCTGCTCCCTGGTAGGCATAGGTCGCGTCGGTGAAACGGTCGCACAACACCCAGTCGCCAGCGTCCAGCGCCGGGCGGATGCGCGCCGCCAGGTGCTCTGCGCGCGCGGCGAACATCAGCAACAACTCGGTGTCGCTGGACACCCCCTCATGGCGATGCCCCAGCAACAGGGCGCGCAGGTCCTCGCCCAGCGGGGTGCCGCCGGGTTCACGGGTCTGCAGCAGGCCGATGCCGGCCGCCGCGATGCGCTCGGCGACCACGCCCATGCAGGTGGTCTTGCCCGCGCCCTCGATACCCTCGATGGTGATGAATGCGCCCCTGTCGTTCATCGCTTCAACTGGTACTTGCGTACCGCCGCATTGTGTTCCTCGAGCGTGGCCGAGAAGACATGGGTGCCATCGCCCCGCGCCACGAAGTACAGGGCATCCCCCGGTGCCGGGTGCAGGGCCGCGTGAATGGCCTCGCGCCCCGGCATGCAGATTGGCGTCGGCGGCAAGCCCCGGTGGACATAGGTGTTGTAGGGTGTGTCCTCGCGCAGATCACGTCGGCGGATGTTGCCATCATAACGTTCCCCCATACCGTAGATCACGGTGGGATCGGTCTGCAGTTTCATGCCCTTCTTCAGCCGCCGGGTGAAGACACCGGCGATGCGCGCGCGCTCTTCAGGCACCCCGGTCTCCTTCTCGATGATGGAAGCGAGGATGAGCGCCTCTTCCGGTGTCTTCACCGCGATGTCCTCGGCACGTTGCGCCCACTCCTCGGCCAGTACCTGCTGCATGCGCCGGTAGGCGCGCGCCAGCAGGTCACGGTCGCTGGTACCGCGCGGAAAGCTGTAGGTGTCGGGAAAGAAGCGCCCTTCCGGGTGCTCGCCTGCATGACCCAGCGCCTGCATCACCACCTCGGGCGCGGCGTCCTCGAGGGTCTTGCGCAGTACCGGGTCACGCGCGATGGCGGTCATCACCTGGCGGAAATTCCAGCCCTCGAGCAGGGTCAGGCGGTACTCGACCGGCCGGCCCTCGATCAGGATCTTCAACAGGCCTGGCGGGGTGGTGCCTGGCGGGACCAGGAACTCGCCGGCGCGGATACGGTGCGCCAACTCGTGCCAGCGCGCGTGCCAGTAGAGCAGGCGCGCGTCGGCGAGCACCCCCTCACCCTGCAGGCGACGGGCCAGTGCCTGCAGGGAGGTGCCGCGTTCAACCTTCAGCACCAGCCCCTGTTCGGGCACGACAAGCGGGGTCTCGAGAAAGCGCTGGTAGCTCATCCAGTACCAGCCGGCCACCAGGGCGGCACAGAAGACGAGCAGACCAATCAGTCGTTGCATGCAGTTTCTCCGGCAAAGCGAAACGCGGCACGGTGCACGGCCTCCAGTTCCGGCGGCCGCTCCTGCAGCGCAAAGGTATGGCCATCGAGGCTGGCCACCGGACGAATGCCCAACAGGGCACTGGTCAGAAAGAGACCGTCTGCGGCAAACAGTCTCGCGTGCGGCACGGACTCGACGTGGACCGGCAGGGCCGATTCGAGCAGCAAGCGGCGTACGGTACCCGCCACACCGCATTCATCCAGCGGCGGGGTGAGCCACTGGCCGTCAAGATAGACCAGCAGGTTGGCAGCGATGGCCTCGACAGCGCGGCCTTGCGGGTCGCACAGCACGCCTTCGTCGGCCTCCGGCGGCAGTTCGCTTCGCGCCAGCACCTGCTCGAGGCGATTGAGGTGCTTGATGCCCGCCAGCCGGGGTTGGTGAGCCAGGCGCAGGCGACAGCTGTACAGCCGCAATGGCGCGGTATGGGCCAGCGCCCCCTGTTCCGGCCAGGCCGTGCATTGCAGCCAGCGCACCGGTGCCGCATCCGGGTCACGCGCATAACCGCGTTGCGAGCGCCCGGCGGAGAGCACGATCTTGAGCACGCCGCGCTCACGACCGGCACACAGACGGCGTGCCTCGTCCAGCAGCAAGGCGGTATCGGGTCGGGGGAGTCCAAGGCGCGCGCAGCCTTCGCTCAATCGTTCGGCATGCAAGCACCAGAGGCAGGGTTGGCCGTCCACCACGGCCAGGGTCTCGAACAGGCCGTCGCCAAACTGACAGGCGCGATCGGCGAAGGCCCCTGCCGGGGCCGGTTCGCCATCGAGCAGCGCGTGCCCCGGCATGGCGCGGGCGGGCTCAGCCGTCGAAGCGACGCAGGACCAGCGTGCCGTTGGTGCCGCCGAAGCCGAAGGAGTTGGAGATGGCCACCTCGATCTTCGCCTCGCGCGCGGTGTGCGGCACATAGTCCAGGTCGCACTCCTCGTCGGGGTTGTCGAGGTTGATGGTGGGCGGCATCACCTGGTCGCGAATGGCCAGCGCGGTGAACACCGCCTCGGCACCACCCGCGGCCCCCAGCATGTGGCCGGTCATGGACTTGGTGGAACTGACTGCCAGCTTGTAGGCGTGATCGCCAAAGGCGCGCTTGACCGCCTTGGTCTCGGCCACGTCGCCGGCCGGGGTCGAGGTGCCGTGGGCATTGATGTAATCGACCTCTTCGGGGTTGATGGCAGCGTCCTCGAGGGCCATGCGCATGCATTCCGCCGCGCCTTCGCCGCCCGGCGAGGGCGAGGTCATGTGATAGGCGTCGGCATTCATGGCCGTACCCACGACCTCGCAGTAGATGGTGGCACCCCGGGCCTTGGCGTGTTCCAGTTCCTCGATCACCACCACGCCCGCACCGTCGCTGAGCACGAAGCCGTCACGGTCGCGGTCCCAGGGGCGACTGGCGGCCTGCGGGTCGTCGTTGCGCGTGGACAGGGCACGCGCCGCGGCGAAGCCCCCCAGCCCGACCGGCGAGGTGGCCATCTCGGCACCACCGGCGACCATCACGTCCACGGTGCCGTACTGGATCATGCGCATGGCATCACCGATGCTGTGGGTGCCGGTGGCGCAGGCCGAGACCAGCGACACATTCGCTCCCTTGAGGCCGAACATGATCGACAGGTTGCCCGAGACCATGTTGATGATGTTGGCCGGCACGAAGAACGGGGAGATCTTGCGCGGCCCGCCCTTGAGATAGGCGCCATAGGCATTCTCGATGCCGGTGATGCCGCCGATGCCCGAACCGATGGACACGCCGATGCGACGCCGGTTCTCGTCGGTGATCTCGATGCCGCTGTCCTGGATGGCCTGCACCCCGGCAGCGATGCCGTAGTGGATGAAGGCGTCCATCTTGCGGGCTTCCTTCTTCGAGATGTACTTCTCGACGTCGAAGCCGTAGATGGGACCACCGAAGTGGACACTGAAGGGTTCGATGTCGAAATGCGTGATCGGCTGGATGCCACTCTTGCCGGCCAGGATGTTCTCCCAGCCCGTGGCCACGTCCTGGCCGACCGGGGAGATCAGGCCCAGGCCGGTGATGACCACTCGTCGTTCGGATTTGTAACCAGACATCAGGGGGCAGGCCTCGCGATGCGCTTGATCGGAATGTCAACAAGGCCGCACGGAACGCGGGTTCCGTGCGGCCTCGAACGGGTACTATCGCTACGCTCAGCTGCTGTGGGCAGTGACGTAGTCGATGGCCTGTTGCACCGTGGTGATCTTTTCGGCTTCCTCGTCGGGAATCTCGGTCTCGAATTCCTCTTCCAGGGCCATCACCAGCTCGACGGTGTCCAGGGAGTCCGCGCCCAGATCGTCCACGAAAGAGGCCTCGTTGGTGACCTCGTCCTCGCTGACACCCAGCTGCTCCACAACAATCTTCTTGACGCGTTCTTCGATAGTGCTCATTTTGGTTCGTTCCTCCAGATATGCGTGATCCCATGCTCACGCGATGAGGCCGTATTGTATGTGCAAATTCGCCCCTGTCATAGAGCCTTGCCAATTCGGCCGGGGTTGAATCAATGTCCTTTGCCTACAATGCGTTACGCACTGTTCCTCAAGCCATGTACATGCCGCCGTTGACGTGCAGCGTGGTGCCGGTCACATAGCCAGCCTCGTCCGAGGCCAGGAAGGCCACCGCCGCGGCGATCTCCTCGGGTTGTCCCAGGCGACCCATCGGAATGGCCGAGAGCAGCGCCTCGCGCTGCGCCTCGGGCAGCTCGCGGGTCATGTCGGTGTCAATGAAACCGGGCGCTACCGCGTTGACGGTGATGCCGCGCGAGCCGATCTCCTGTGCCAGCGACTTGGTGAAACCGATCATCCCGGCCTTGGCCGCCGCATAGTTGGTCTGGCCCGCATTGCCGCTGGCGCCGACCACCGAGGCGATGTTGATGATGCGCCCGGTCCTGGCCTTCATCATCGGCCGCAGACAGGCCTTGCACACGCGGTAGAGCGAGCTGAGATTGGTGTCGATCACCGCCTGCCACTCTTCAGGCTTCATGCGCATCAGCAGGTTGTCGCGGGTGATGCCGGCATTGTTGACCAGCACAGTGACCGTGCCGAACTGCTCGGCGATGGACTTGAGCACGGCCTCCACCGAGGCATCGTCGGCCACGTCCAGGCGCATGCCGGTGCCGGGAACGCCGGCCTCCGACAACATGGCGGCGATGGCCTCGGCACCCTTGTCCGAGGTGGCGGTGCCGATCACGGTCAGGCCGTCGGCGCCCAGGCGCAGGGCAATGGCCCTGCCGATTCCCCGGCTGGCGCCGGTGACCAGTGCAATCTTCTGTTCAGCCATTGATCTTCTCCAGAGCCTTGTCGAGCGTCGCCCCGTCATACACCGGCAGGGCCGCAATCTGCTTGTCGATGCGCTTGCACAGGCCGCTCAGCACCTTGCCGGGACCGGCCTCGATGAGGGTGTCCACGCCCTGCTCCGCCATGGCGCGCACCGTCTCCACCCAGCGCACCGGGCTGTAGAGCTGCTGCGCGAGCAGCTCGCGGATGGCGTCGGGATTGTCGGCGGTGGCCACCGAGACATTATGCAATACCGGGATCTGCGGCACCGCGAAGGTGATGTCGTTCATGGCCTCGCGCAGCGCGGCGGCAGCGTC
The sequence above is a segment of the endosymbiont of unidentified scaly snail isolate Monju genome. Coding sequences within it:
- the nadB gene encoding L-aspartate oxidase: MTDTLPTTDVLIIGSGAAGLSLALRLPEQVRCTVVSKRELVEGNTLYAQGGISAVLDSSDSLESHVRDTLKAGGGLCQEDVVRTVVKRGPAAIRWLAEQGVAFTQEPPTGDSEFHLTREGGHSHRRVVHAADATGRAVETTLVEQVRQRSNVTILEHHIAVDVTRVRERGREPRCTGAYLLDLQRDRVVAAPARTVVLATGGAAKVYLYTSNPDVATGDGIAMAWRAGCRIVNMEFIQFHPTCLYHPQAKSFLISEAVRGEGGRLLLPDGTRFMPRFDERAELAPRDIVARAIDHEMKRLGTDCVYLDISHKPAAFVEEHFPTIHARCLELGFDMRKEPLPVVPAAHYTCGGVRVDTHGETDIPGLFAIGETAYTGLHGANRMASNSLLECLVYGELALERILQRLDEADDAPRVPAWDESRVTDSDEEVVVSHNWEELRRFMWDYVGIVRSNKRLARARRRVDLLRHEIDEYYGNFRVSNDLLELRNLVEVADLIVQSALRRRESRGLHYNIDFPETDPNQAHPTVLIPDNYVPRSSVD
- the mltG gene encoding endolytic transglycosylase MltG encodes the protein MQRLIGLLVFCAALVAGWYWMSYQRFLETPLVVPEQGLVLKVERGTSLQALARRLQGEGVLADARLLYWHARWHELAHRIRAGEFLVPPGTTPPGLLKILIEGRPVEYRLTLLEGWNFRQVMTAIARDPVLRKTLEDAAPEVVMQALGHAGEHPEGRFFPDTYSFPRGTSDRDLLARAYRRMQQVLAEEWAQRAEDIAVKTPEEALILASIIEKETGVPEERARIAGVFTRRLKKGMKLQTDPTVIYGMGERYDGNIRRRDLREDTPYNTYVHRGLPPTPICMPGREAIHAALHPAPGDALYFVARGDGTHVFSATLEEHNAAVRKYQLKR
- a CDS encoding DNA polymerase III subunit delta', whose protein sequence is MALPENLLPWHADPWARLLASRRADRLPHALLLTGPAGVGKQVFADHLAAALVCEAPALEAQPCGRCQACRLAADGTHPDVHRVVPAEEGKPIRIDAIRELIGQSSLTTAGQGMLVFVISPAEAMNRAAANALLKTLEEPSGASCLILVSSAPHRLPATIRSRCQEVAFRPVPREQAREWLAERAGGGDVDAALDAAGGAPLLAQSLLETGGLERLHRLADELIGLGQRRAEPLEVAQVWAERPITQQLADLRRVIFDLARLCVTDAANNVELYLGGKRMDLQNLAKDINLQKIFHFKDEIDRLERLASHNLNPQMMMEKLVNDWLRLTRPEKH
- the fabF gene encoding beta-ketoacyl-ACP synthase II, producing the protein MSGYKSERRVVITGLGLISPVGQDVATGWENILAGKSGIQPITHFDIEPFSVHFGGPIYGFDVEKYISKKEARKMDAFIHYGIAAGVQAIQDSGIEITDENRRRIGVSIGSGIGGITGIENAYGAYLKGGPRKISPFFVPANIINMVSGNLSIMFGLKGANVSLVSACATGTHSIGDAMRMIQYGTVDVMVAGGAEMATSPVGLGGFAAARALSTRNDDPQAASRPWDRDRDGFVLSDGAGVVVIEELEHAKARGATIYCEVVGTAMNADAYHMTSPSPGGEGAAECMRMALEDAAINPEEVDYINAHGTSTPAGDVAETKAVKRAFGDHAYKLAVSSTKSMTGHMLGAAGGAEAVFTALAIRDQVMPPTINLDNPDEECDLDYVPHTAREAKIEVAISNSFGFGGTNGTLVLRRFDG
- the pabC gene encoding aminodeoxychorismate lyase, which codes for MPGHALLDGEPAPAGAFADRACQFGDGLFETLAVVDGQPCLWCLHAERLSEGCARLGLPRPDTALLLDEARRLCAGRERGVLKIVLSAGRSQRGYARDPDAAPVRWLQCTAWPEQGALAHTAPLRLYSCRLRLAHQPRLAGIKHLNRLEQVLARSELPPEADEGVLCDPQGRAVEAIAANLLVYLDGQWLTPPLDECGVAGTVRRLLLESALPVHVESVPHARLFAADGLFLTSALLGIRPVASLDGHTFALQERPPELEAVHRAAFRFAGETACND
- a CDS encoding PilZ domain-containing protein is translated as MAAPRARQGILSLTIKDKHALYAAYMQFVKNGGLFIPTSKPYKLGDEVFMLLSLMDESERLPVAGKIIWITPVGAEGNRAAGIGVQFSDQDNGVARNKIEGYLAGMLKSDKATHTM
- the fabG gene encoding 3-oxoacyl-ACP reductase FabG — translated: MAEQKIALVTGASRGIGRAIALRLGADGLTVIGTATSDKGAEAIAAMLSEAGVPGTGMRLDVADDASVEAVLKSIAEQFGTVTVLVNNAGITRDNLLMRMKPEEWQAVIDTNLSSLYRVCKACLRPMMKARTGRIINIASVVGASGNAGQTNYAAAKAGMIGFTKSLAQEIGSRGITVNAVAPGFIDTDMTRELPEAQREALLSAIPMGRLGQPEEIAAAVAFLASDEAGYVTGTTLHVNGGMYMA
- a CDS encoding TatD family hydrolase, producing MFVDSHCHLDRIDLTPHEGDFSRMMAANREAGVERMLCVSIDLESYPAMRELVEPHEEVLVSVGVHPCDADRRTPTVAELVALADDPRNVAIGETGLDYFRAEGDLDWQRERFRIHIRAARETGKPLIIHTREAREDTLRILEEENAAEVGGVMHCFTETWEMAEAAMAMGFYISFSGIVTFKNAEALREVARRVPLDRLLIETDSPYLTPVPYRGKPNEPRYVAQVAETIAGLRGLDTAEVARLSSANFDRLFLRG
- the tmk gene encoding dTMP kinase, translated to MNDRGAFITIEGIEGAGKTTCMGVVAERIAAAGIGLLQTREPGGTPLGEDLRALLLGHRHEGVSSDTELLLMFAARAEHLAARIRPALDAGDWVLCDRFTDATYAYQGAGRGIPEARIAALEEWVQGDLRPDLTLLMDLPVTLGLERAGKRSAPDRFEREAQAFFERVREGYLRIAREQPQRVRVVDAARPLAEVSAEIARLVDDFIQARRHGTA
- the acpP gene encoding acyl carrier protein, producing the protein MSTIEERVKKIVVEQLGVSEDEVTNEASFVDDLGADSLDTVELVMALEEEFETEIPDEEAEKITTVQQAIDYVTAHSS
- the rpoE gene encoding RNA polymerase sigma factor RpoE: MTSDRDADQVLVERVQKGDKKAFDLLVLKYQQKVANLISRYIRDPSEVLDVTQEAFIKAYRALPKFRGDSAFYTWLYRVAINTAKNHLAAQARRPPQDDIEAQTAEQTDIGGRLKEFDTPERLALQDEIARAIKQAVDDLPEELRMAITLRELEGLSYEEIAQAMDCPIGTVRSRIFRAREAIDKKIKPLLGA